Proteins from a single region of Desulfobacter postgatei 2ac9:
- a CDS encoding 3-isopropylmalate dehydratase large subunit, with the protein MGKTIAEKIFDAHLVDKPFGDVSVLRLDRVFCHEITTPIAIQDLVARGKDRVFDPDKIKAVIDHVSPAKDSKTAMQGKILRDWALRHGIKDFFDIGRNGVCHALFPEKGFVRPGFTIIMGDSHTCTHGAFGAFAAGVGTTDLEVGILKGVCTFKQPETFKIEITGTLRPGVYAKDIILEVIGQISVNGATNMVIEFTGPVVDAMGMDQRMTLANMAVEAGATSGICLPDMTTVQYLWPFIKDEFESPEEALAQYSRFSSDPDAVYAKTKTIDVTSLEPMVTFGFKPDNVKPVSQMTGTHVDQVYIGSCTNGRLEDLREAAAEVAGKKISPGVRAIVSPATPDIFKAALDEGLIKIFMDAGFCVTNPTCGACLGMSNGVLAEGEVAASTTNRNFNGRMGKGGMVHLMSPATAAATALHGVITHSDRFKS; encoded by the coding sequence ATGGGAAAAACAATTGCTGAGAAAATTTTTGACGCCCATCTGGTGGACAAACCCTTCGGGGATGTCAGCGTCCTGCGCCTGGATCGGGTTTTTTGTCATGAAATTACCACCCCGATTGCGATCCAGGATCTGGTTGCACGCGGAAAAGACCGGGTGTTTGATCCGGATAAAATCAAGGCGGTGATTGATCATGTTTCACCGGCCAAGGATTCCAAAACCGCCATGCAGGGAAAAATTCTGCGGGACTGGGCCTTGCGTCACGGTATAAAAGATTTTTTTGATATCGGCCGGAACGGGGTCTGCCATGCCCTGTTTCCTGAAAAAGGGTTTGTCCGTCCCGGATTCACCATCATTATGGGCGACTCACATACCTGCACCCACGGGGCATTTGGTGCCTTTGCCGCGGGCGTGGGCACCACCGATCTGGAGGTGGGCATTTTAAAGGGGGTGTGCACCTTTAAACAGCCGGAAACCTTTAAAATTGAAATCACCGGCACCCTTCGTCCGGGCGTATATGCCAAGGATATTATTCTTGAGGTGATTGGTCAGATTTCAGTGAACGGGGCGACCAATATGGTCATTGAGTTTACCGGCCCTGTGGTGGATGCCATGGGCATGGACCAGCGCATGACCCTTGCCAATATGGCCGTGGAGGCCGGTGCCACATCGGGTATCTGTCTGCCGGACATGACAACGGTACAGTATCTGTGGCCTTTTATTAAGGATGAGTTCGAAAGCCCCGAGGAGGCTCTGGCACAATATTCCCGGTTCAGTTCCGATCCGGATGCCGTCTATGCAAAGACAAAAACCATTGATGTCACCAGCCTTGAACCCATGGTGACCTTTGGATTCAAACCGGATAATGTTAAACCGGTCTCCCAGATGACGGGTACGCACGTGGATCAGGTTTACATCGGTTCCTGTACCAATGGGCGTCTGGAGGATCTTCGGGAAGCAGCCGCCGAGGTGGCAGGTAAAAAAATCAGCCCCGGAGTACGGGCCATTGTATCTCCTGCTACGCCTGATATTTTTAAGGCGGCACTGGATGAAGGACTGATTAAAATTTTTATGGATGCCGGGTTTTGCGTGACCAACCCCACCTGCGGGGCCTGTCTTGGCATGAGTAACGGGGTTCTGGCTGAAGGGGAGGTGGCTGCGTCCACCACCAACAGAAATTTTAACGGACGAATGGGCAAAGGCGGCATGGTTCATCTCATGAGCCCGGCCACGGCGGCGGCCACCGCACTCCATGGTGTGATCACTCATTCTGACCGGTTTAAAAGTTAG
- the leuD gene encoding 3-isopropylmalate dehydratase small subunit: MKDFEGNMLCLDRADINTDEIIPARYLTESSKSALKPHLLEDLILDGFNPQTDLKDIRVILSRGNFGCGSSREHAPWALEANGINVVIAPSFARIFRQNMFNCGMMAIELPEDKVQALFELGEGKDGRLCIDVESQTITATNGSGKELKLEFPVSQFDKTLVKTGGWVEFADKNY, translated from the coding sequence ATGAAAGACTTTGAAGGAAATATGCTCTGCCTGGACCGGGCAGATATCAATACCGACGAAATTATTCCGGCCAGATACCTGACGGAAAGTTCAAAATCCGCCTTGAAACCACACCTGCTTGAAGATTTAATCCTGGATGGTTTTAATCCCCAGACCGATTTGAAAGATATCCGTGTGATTTTATCCCGGGGCAATTTCGGGTGTGGCTCTTCCAGGGAGCATGCGCCCTGGGCACTGGAAGCTAACGGCATCAATGTGGTCATCGCCCCAAGCTTTGCCCGGATTTTCAGGCAGAATATGTTTAATTGCGGCATGATGGCCATTGAATTGCCTGAAGATAAGGTCCAGGCCCTGTTCGAGCTGGGTGAGGGCAAAGATGGCCGGCTTTGCATAGATGTGGAAAGCCAGACCATCACCGCAACCAATGGCAGCGGCAAAGAACTGAAACTTGAATTTCCTGTTTCACAATTTGACAAAACCCTGGTAAAAACCGGCGGCTGGGTAGAGTTCGCAGATAAAAATTATTAA
- a CDS encoding Kiwa anti-phage protein KwaB-like domain-containing protein, which yields MPLNLFALTNNPSKRIVKFELSNDVQEELTNYLTAQETRFTQAEEEIEFDGKYKPDDGEILFIDGYDDIDDLSSAVENPLSPEVVDPTEDFFAEIKALFTGYTAENGNVRVLLQNFDKRRIISTNGLSIFHSSNVYKKIEGIGLTIDHKLTATLESGKLKFFSFHNTRQMFDLSEYYKVATDDDVREFAALDIIKSENTEQLIEISDSWVRRKISLIHQSGILQNVPINEMKTVATEFNIPFLTEMDDSEEVIKLPDNKRDLKKMLRFLDEDYYKSPLSNTAFVTNSKRVVTI from the coding sequence ATGCCCTTAAACCTTTTTGCACTTACAAACAACCCTTCAAAAAGAATTGTAAAGTTTGAATTATCAAACGATGTTCAAGAGGAATTAACAAACTATCTCACAGCACAAGAAACAAGATTTACTCAAGCTGAAGAAGAAATAGAATTTGATGGAAAGTACAAGCCTGATGATGGAGAAATTCTTTTCATTGACGGCTATGACGATATTGATGACTTATCATCAGCAGTTGAAAACCCATTAAGTCCAGAAGTCGTTGACCCAACAGAAGATTTTTTTGCTGAAATAAAAGCACTTTTCACTGGATATACGGCAGAGAATGGAAATGTAAGAGTACTACTTCAAAATTTTGATAAAAGAAGGATAATCTCCACAAATGGCTTATCTATTTTTCATTCGTCTAATGTTTACAAAAAAATTGAGGGTATTGGGTTGACCATTGACCATAAACTTACAGCAACTTTAGAGAGCGGGAAATTAAAATTTTTCAGCTTTCACAATACTCGCCAAATGTTTGATTTGAGTGAATACTATAAAGTTGCCACCGATGATGATGTAAGAGAATTTGCAGCTCTTGATATAATAAAGTCAGAAAACACTGAACAACTAATCGAGATTTCTGATTCTTGGGTTAGAAGGAAAATATCTCTTATCCATCAAAGTGGGATTTTACAAAATGTTCCAATAAATGAGATGAAGACTGTTGCTACTGAATTCAATATTCCATTTTTGACAGAAATGGACGATTCAGAAGAAGTGATAAAATTGCCAGATAATAAACGAGATCTAAAAAAAATGTTACGATTCCTTGATGAAGACTACTATAAATCGCCACTTTCAAACACAGCATTTGTGACCAATTCAAAAAGGGTAGTTACCATCTGA
- a CDS encoding ComF family protein, with amino-acid sequence MKVNVKKIEGIWDKGFSLDKHTISSTPIGYNDYGHMQFDTIRPEAGEALFQLKYRSDFTQAPIIASQMYESLAKKYPFVSFIVPMPASRQRQRQPVTEIARSLANLMNVPCLEEFLIKKQATPAMKDIHDRDEKVQTLENAFSINDTIGDGLYDVLVVDDLFDTGSSLEAATNVLKSCGKIQHVYVATVTRKK; translated from the coding sequence ATGAAAGTTAATGTAAAAAAAATTGAAGGAATATGGGATAAAGGTTTTTCCTTAGATAAACATACAATCAGTAGTACACCTATAGGATATAATGACTATGGCCATATGCAATTTGATACAATTCGCCCAGAGGCCGGTGAAGCATTGTTCCAGCTTAAATACCGCTCAGATTTCACACAGGCTCCTATAATTGCATCCCAAATGTACGAGTCCTTGGCAAAAAAATATCCCTTTGTTAGCTTCATAGTTCCAATGCCAGCGTCCAGACAAAGACAAAGACAACCAGTAACTGAAATTGCAAGATCATTAGCCAATTTAATGAATGTTCCATGTTTGGAAGAATTTTTAATTAAAAAACAAGCTACTCCGGCGATGAAAGATATTCATGATAGAGATGAAAAAGTACAGACCTTAGAAAATGCCTTCTCGATCAATGATACTATAGGTGATGGGCTTTATGACGTATTGGTTGTAGACGACTTATTTGATACGGGTTCATCACTTGAAGCCGCTACTAATGTGTTAAAAAGTTGTGGTAAAATACAACATGTTTATGTGGCAACTGTTACAAGGAAAAAATAA
- a CDS encoding NAD(+)/NADH kinase produces the protein MSKQRIGLVIKDEDHAQDKARELIRHIGDRCLIIDTQAPTPPPIPEDLICIVVLGGDGTFLSVARYIGDSDIPLMGVKFGEVGFLAETTEDLLCKVVETVFNGDYLIQERSRLNIRVIRDSQCIVDEDVLNDAVINKAALSRLASCAVYLDDTYLTTYRADGLIVATPTGSTAYSLAAGGPVVHPEVPSTILTPICPFTLTNRPLLIPDHIQIEIRLKGSPEDMILTLDGQEGFDMDTARDRIYIQKSRHSVKMISFEPHSYFRVLKTRLHWSGGRS, from the coding sequence GTGAGTAAGCAGCGCATCGGACTTGTAATAAAAGACGAAGATCACGCCCAGGACAAAGCCCGGGAATTGATCCGGCACATAGGGGACAGGTGCCTGATCATTGACACCCAGGCTCCGACGCCGCCACCCATCCCCGAAGATCTGATCTGCATTGTTGTGCTTGGCGGAGACGGCACATTTTTAAGTGTGGCCCGATATATCGGTGATTCGGACATCCCCCTGATGGGGGTCAAATTCGGTGAAGTCGGATTTCTTGCTGAAACCACGGAGGATCTTCTTTGCAAGGTGGTTGAGACAGTGTTTAACGGGGATTATCTTATCCAGGAACGCAGCCGCCTCAATATCCGGGTAATCCGGGACAGTCAGTGCATTGTGGACGAAGATGTGCTGAATGATGCGGTCATCAATAAGGCGGCCCTGTCGAGGCTTGCCTCATGCGCCGTCTATTTGGATGACACCTACTTGACCACCTACCGGGCCGATGGTCTGATTGTGGCCACGCCGACTGGATCGACGGCCTATTCCCTGGCCGCAGGCGGGCCTGTAGTTCATCCCGAGGTGCCATCCACCATTTTGACCCCGATCTGTCCATTTACCCTGACCAACCGGCCGTTACTCATCCCGGACCATATCCAGATCGAAATCAGACTGAAAGGCAGCCCCGAGGATATGATTCTGACCCTGGACGGCCAGGAGGGTTTTGATATGGATACCGCCCGTGACAGGATCTATATTCAAAAAAGCCGCCACAGCGTAAAAATGATCTCCTTTGAACCCCACTCCTATTTCAGAGTGCTGAAAACACGGCTGCACTGGAGCGGCGGCAGGTCCTGA
- the polA gene encoding DNA polymerase I, whose product MAAQNTIYLIDGSAFLYRAFHAIRSLSTSKGHPTNATFGFTRILLKLIKDKQPKYAGVFFDVKGPTFRHKMFDEYKANRPPMPEELAIQIPDIKAIIKALNIPIIEKTGYEADDLVGTYARIAQAKGFKVVMVTGDKDFIQLITDDCILWDPMKDTVTDRAGVKEEMGLEPEQFIDVLGLAGDTSDNIPGVKGVGMKTAVALIAEYGSINNIYTNLDQLKKKKKLHENLIASQKMVDLSRDLATIDQHVHVEQPLSDFQLQEQDINTRKAFELFQSFEFKTLASEFSETTDKSKKTYKMLHTVADMEHLASALEKKGVFAVDTETTDIDPMRADLVGLSFSYMEDAGFYIPVGHTNTGGIQMPEKEDLLRIFKPLLENPDIAKVGQNIKYDFIVLARYGIEIKGIVFDTMIASHLLNPGTRGHGLDRIAMNLFGYKMVSYEEVTGKGKNQIGFQEVPLDLAAEYAAEDADLTFMAYAVLKKQIEDKGLTPLMETIEVPLICVLAKMEMAGIRVDTDVLGQLSLEFEEELKTLEQKIYELAGEEFNINSSQQLGVILFEKLGLKTVKKTRKRTGFSTDVQVLTQLAETHELPEKLLRYRTLDKLKSTYVDSLSSLVHPQTGRIHTSFNQTITVTGRLSSSNPNLQNIPIRKPEGKKIRQAFIPADGCTLISADYSQIELRLLAHCAMDPILIESFRKDEDIHTRTALEVFQVLPGLVTDEMRSQAKAINFGIIYGMGAFRLANELGISRKMADIYIDNYFKRYAGVKTFIDKTIMQTRETCEVSTLFGRKRRLDDIRSSNANLRNFAQRAAVNTPIQGSAADLIKLAMIKMQAALATERMASKMLLSVHDEIIFETPEQEKEKLMAMAKQVMENVTPLKVPLKVNFGAGANWAEAEH is encoded by the coding sequence ATGGCGGCACAAAACACCATTTATCTAATTGACGGCAGCGCATTTTTATATCGAGCCTTTCATGCCATCCGCAGCCTCTCTACCTCAAAGGGACACCCCACCAATGCAACGTTCGGATTCACACGGATCCTGCTTAAACTGATTAAGGACAAACAACCCAAATACGCAGGCGTTTTCTTTGATGTCAAAGGGCCCACCTTTCGCCATAAAATGTTTGATGAATATAAAGCCAACCGTCCGCCCATGCCCGAAGAACTGGCCATCCAGATCCCTGACATCAAAGCGATTATCAAGGCATTGAACATTCCCATTATCGAGAAAACCGGATATGAGGCCGATGATCTTGTGGGTACCTACGCCCGCATTGCCCAGGCCAAGGGATTCAAGGTGGTCATGGTCACAGGAGACAAAGATTTTATCCAGTTGATCACGGATGACTGCATCCTGTGGGATCCCATGAAGGATACCGTCACAGACCGGGCCGGGGTAAAAGAGGAAATGGGACTTGAACCCGAACAGTTCATTGACGTGCTGGGCCTTGCCGGAGACACCTCAGACAACATCCCCGGTGTAAAAGGCGTGGGCATGAAAACCGCAGTTGCACTGATTGCCGAATACGGCTCCATCAACAATATCTACACGAATCTGGACCAGCTGAAAAAAAAGAAGAAACTGCATGAAAACCTGATAGCTTCCCAAAAGATGGTCGATTTAAGCCGGGATCTTGCCACCATTGACCAGCATGTACATGTTGAGCAGCCCCTAAGCGATTTTCAACTACAAGAACAGGATATTAACACCCGCAAAGCCTTTGAACTGTTCCAGTCATTTGAATTTAAAACACTTGCCTCGGAATTTTCTGAAACAACAGATAAATCAAAAAAAACATATAAAATGCTCCACACCGTTGCCGACATGGAACATCTGGCATCGGCGCTTGAAAAAAAAGGGGTGTTTGCCGTTGATACGGAGACCACAGACATCGACCCCATGCGGGCGGATCTTGTGGGTCTGTCCTTTTCATATATGGAAGATGCCGGTTTTTACATTCCGGTGGGACACACCAACACAGGCGGGATACAGATGCCGGAAAAAGAAGATCTCCTTCGTATTTTCAAGCCATTGCTTGAAAATCCTGACATCGCTAAAGTGGGCCAGAACATCAAATATGACTTCATCGTCCTGGCCCGATACGGCATTGAGATCAAAGGCATTGTGTTTGACACCATGATCGCCTCCCACCTGCTCAATCCCGGCACCCGGGGACATGGGTTAGACCGCATTGCCATGAACCTTTTCGGGTACAAAATGGTTTCCTACGAAGAGGTTACCGGCAAAGGAAAAAACCAGATCGGGTTCCAGGAGGTCCCCCTTGACCTTGCCGCAGAGTATGCGGCAGAAGACGCAGATCTGACATTCATGGCATATGCGGTATTGAAAAAACAGATCGAGGACAAGGGGCTGACCCCTTTGATGGAAACCATTGAAGTGCCTTTGATCTGCGTTCTGGCAAAAATGGAGATGGCAGGAATCCGTGTGGATACGGATGTGCTTGGCCAATTGTCCCTGGAGTTTGAGGAAGAACTGAAAACCCTTGAGCAAAAAATCTACGAACTTGCCGGGGAAGAGTTCAACATCAATTCATCCCAGCAGCTTGGGGTGATTCTGTTTGAAAAGTTAGGCCTTAAGACCGTTAAAAAGACCCGCAAAAGAACAGGGTTTTCCACGGATGTCCAGGTACTCACTCAACTTGCCGAAACCCATGAATTGCCTGAAAAACTGTTACGGTACAGAACCCTGGACAAACTGAAATCCACTTATGTGGATTCCCTGTCGTCACTGGTACACCCGCAGACCGGACGCATCCACACCTCCTTTAACCAGACCATAACCGTCACCGGCCGCCTGTCATCGTCCAACCCGAATCTGCAGAACATTCCCATTCGCAAACCCGAAGGGAAAAAGATCCGGCAGGCCTTTATCCCGGCAGACGGCTGCACCCTTATTTCCGCGGACTATTCCCAGATTGAACTGCGGCTTCTGGCCCATTGTGCCATGGACCCCATTCTCATTGAATCCTTCCGGAAAGATGAGGATATTCATACCCGTACGGCCCTGGAAGTATTCCAGGTGCTGCCCGGTCTTGTTACGGATGAGATGCGCAGCCAGGCCAAAGCCATCAACTTCGGCATCATCTATGGCATGGGGGCGTTTCGCCTGGCCAATGAGCTGGGCATCAGCCGGAAAATGGCCGATATTTACATTGACAATTATTTCAAACGTTATGCCGGGGTAAAAACCTTTATTGATAAAACCATCATGCAAACCCGGGAAACCTGCGAGGTATCGACCCTGTTCGGCAGAAAACGAAGACTGGATGACATCCGTTCATCCAACGCCAATTTACGAAACTTCGCCCAAAGAGCTGCCGTGAATACGCCCATCCAGGGCAGTGCTGCGGATTTGATCAAGCTTGCCATGATCAAAATGCAGGCAGCCCTTGCAACGGAAAGAATGGCGTCAAAAATGCTCTTATCCGTACACGATGAAATCATTTTTGAAACCCCTGAACAGGAAAAAGAGAAACTCATGGCCATGGCAAAGCAGGTTATGGAAAACGTTACGCCTCTGAAGGTGCCTTTAAAAGTCAACTTTGGTGCCGGCGCCAACTGGGCCGAGGCGGAACACTAA